The following are encoded in a window of Arthrobacter sp. OAP107 genomic DNA:
- a CDS encoding DLW-39 family protein, translating into MKKLLVIAAAVAGVLFYKKKVQESEARKTVWSESTDKVE; encoded by the coding sequence GTGAAGAAGTTGCTGGTTATTGCAGCTGCGGTCGCAGGCGTCCTCTTCTACAAGAAAAAAGTGCAGGAATCCGAAGCCCGGAAAACAGTCTGGAGCGAATCAACCGACAAGGTTGAATAG
- the gyrA gene encoding DNA gyrase subunit A yields MSDETPEVPVESPDGTEPVLEGDVLVDRVEQVDLQTEMQRSYLDYAMAVIVGRALPDVRDGLKPVHRRVLYAMFDGGYRPDRAFNKCARVVGEVMGQYHPHGDTAIYDALVRLIQDWTMRYPLALGQGNFGSPGNDGAAAPRYTETKMAPLAMEMVRDIDEETVDFQDNYDGKNQEPTILPARFPNLLVNGSSGIAVGMATNIPPHNLREVADGVQWYLANPTASREQLLEELLKRIKGPDFPTGATILGHKGIEDAYRTGRGSITMRAVVNVEELQGRTCLVVTELPYQANPDNLAIKIAELVKDGKVQGIADLRDETSGRTGQRLVIVLKRDAVAKVVLNNLYKHTQLQENFGANMLAIVDGVPRTLSLDAFIRHWVTHQLDVIARRTRYRLRKAEEEAHILRALLKALDMLDEVIALIRASSTTEAARDGLMQLLDIDEIQARAILDMQLRRLAALERQKIQDRHSELEAMIAEYNAILASEERQRSIISEELAEIVAKHGDDRRTQILMGYDGDMSMEDLIPEEEVVVTITRGGYVKRTRSDNYRSQQRGGKGIKGAQLRGDDVVEHFFVTTTHHWLLFFTNFGRVYRAKAYELAEGGRDTKGQHVANLLAFQPDEHIAQVLDLKDYQHAPYLVLATKRGLVKKTRLEDYDTNRSAGVIAINLRDEDELVSAQLVSETDDLMLVSRKGQSIRFTATDDALRPMGRATSGVTGMKFREDDELLAMNVVAEGSYVFVVTEGGYAKRTAVEEYRLQGRGGLGIKVAKLAEERGDLVGALVVQEEDEVLVVMGGGKVVRSSVAGVPAKGRDTMGVIFAKPDKNDRIIEVARNTERGLEEEVEASAERESEADHTDEPSASEILAIAADDVTLAEDAGPDEESATAASGLADEAEGTSGDAEANEDNTGGNE; encoded by the coding sequence ATGAGTGACGAAACACCCGAGGTCCCGGTCGAGTCGCCGGACGGTACCGAGCCGGTGCTGGAGGGCGACGTGCTGGTCGACCGCGTGGAGCAGGTGGACCTGCAGACGGAGATGCAGCGCTCCTATCTGGACTACGCGATGGCCGTTATTGTCGGCCGTGCGCTGCCGGATGTGCGTGACGGGCTGAAGCCGGTCCACCGCCGCGTGCTCTACGCGATGTTCGACGGCGGCTACCGCCCGGACCGCGCCTTCAACAAGTGCGCCCGCGTGGTGGGCGAGGTCATGGGCCAGTACCACCCCCACGGTGACACCGCGATTTACGACGCGCTGGTGCGCCTGATCCAGGACTGGACCATGCGGTACCCGCTGGCGCTGGGCCAGGGCAACTTCGGCTCGCCCGGCAACGACGGCGCCGCGGCCCCGCGGTACACGGAAACCAAGATGGCGCCGCTCGCCATGGAGATGGTCCGCGATATCGACGAGGAGACCGTCGATTTCCAGGACAACTACGACGGCAAGAACCAGGAACCCACGATCCTGCCGGCGCGGTTCCCCAACCTGCTGGTCAATGGGTCCTCCGGGATCGCCGTCGGCATGGCCACCAACATCCCGCCGCACAACCTGCGCGAGGTGGCCGACGGCGTCCAGTGGTACCTGGCCAACCCGACCGCCAGCCGCGAGCAGCTCCTCGAAGAACTGCTGAAGCGCATCAAGGGACCCGATTTCCCCACTGGCGCCACGATCCTGGGCCACAAAGGCATCGAGGACGCCTACCGCACCGGCCGCGGCTCCATCACCATGCGCGCCGTGGTGAATGTCGAGGAGCTGCAGGGACGGACGTGCCTGGTGGTCACCGAGCTGCCCTACCAGGCGAACCCGGACAACCTGGCCATCAAGATCGCCGAGCTGGTCAAGGACGGCAAGGTCCAGGGCATCGCCGACCTCCGCGACGAGACGTCCGGTCGCACGGGCCAGCGCCTGGTCATCGTCCTGAAGCGCGACGCCGTGGCCAAGGTGGTGCTGAACAACCTCTACAAGCACACCCAGCTGCAGGAGAACTTCGGCGCGAACATGCTGGCGATCGTGGACGGAGTGCCGCGCACGCTCAGCCTCGATGCCTTCATCCGGCACTGGGTCACCCACCAGCTGGATGTCATCGCCCGCCGCACCCGGTACCGCCTGCGCAAGGCTGAGGAGGAAGCACACATCCTGCGTGCCCTCCTCAAGGCCCTGGACATGCTGGACGAGGTCATCGCCCTGATCCGCGCCTCCAGCACCACCGAGGCAGCACGCGATGGCCTGATGCAGCTGCTGGACATCGACGAGATCCAGGCGCGCGCGATCCTGGACATGCAGCTCCGCCGGCTCGCTGCCCTGGAACGCCAGAAGATCCAGGACCGCCACTCCGAGCTCGAAGCGATGATCGCCGAATACAACGCGATCCTGGCCTCCGAGGAGCGCCAGCGCTCGATCATCAGCGAGGAACTCGCCGAGATCGTGGCCAAGCACGGGGATGACCGCCGCACCCAGATCCTGATGGGCTACGACGGCGACATGTCCATGGAGGACCTCATTCCCGAAGAGGAAGTGGTGGTCACCATCACCCGCGGCGGCTACGTCAAGCGCACGCGGAGCGACAACTACCGTTCGCAGCAGCGCGGCGGCAAGGGCATCAAGGGTGCCCAGCTGCGCGGTGACGACGTGGTGGAACATTTCTTCGTCACCACCACCCACCACTGGCTGCTCTTCTTCACCAACTTCGGTCGCGTGTACCGGGCCAAGGCCTACGAACTTGCCGAGGGCGGCCGCGACACCAAGGGGCAGCATGTGGCAAACCTGCTGGCCTTCCAGCCGGACGAGCACATCGCCCAGGTGCTGGATCTGAAGGACTACCAGCACGCGCCGTACCTGGTGCTGGCCACCAAGCGCGGCCTGGTCAAGAAGACCCGGCTGGAGGACTACGACACCAACCGGTCCGCCGGCGTCATCGCCATCAACCTCCGGGACGAGGACGAGCTGGTCTCCGCGCAGCTGGTTTCCGAGACGGATGACCTCATGCTGGTGTCCCGCAAGGGCCAGTCGATCCGGTTCACGGCCACCGACGACGCGCTGCGCCCCATGGGCCGCGCCACGTCAGGCGTAACAGGCATGAAGTTCCGAGAGGACGACGAACTGCTCGCCATGAACGTGGTGGCCGAAGGCTCCTACGTGTTCGTGGTGACCGAAGGCGGCTACGCCAAGCGCACCGCGGTCGAGGAATACCGGCTGCAGGGCCGCGGCGGCCTGGGCATCAAGGTTGCCAAGCTCGCCGAGGAACGCGGGGATCTTGTGGGCGCGCTGGTGGTCCAGGAGGAAGACGAGGTCCTGGTGGTCATGGGCGGCGGCAAGGTGGTCAGGTCATCCGTGGCCGGCGTCCCTGCCAAGGGCCGCGACACAATGGGCGTCATCTTTGCGAAGCCGGACAAGAACGACCGCATCATCGAGGTTGCCCGCAACACCGAACGCGGCCTCGAAGAAGAAGTTGAAGCCAGCGCCGAGCGGGAGTCCGAAGCCGACCACACCGATGAACCCAGCGCGTCAGAAATCTTGGCTATCGCCGCTGATGACGTAACGTTGGCTGAAGATGCCGGACCAGACGAGGAATCCGCAACGGCGGCTTCAGGACTGGCCGATGAAGCAGAAGGAACGTCCGGCGATGCTGAGGCGAACGAAGACAACACCGGAGGTAACGAGTGA
- a CDS encoding DUF3566 domain-containing protein, with translation MSNSDSFPKPSSNGPGGMRQPASAPRVNAPVRPQQSPSTPSGVPGQRPADAGQRPAPAGQRPQGQRPVAPAQRPAAPGQRPQAAQGAPGLVKPAPKAKVRRARLLVSKVDPWSVLKMAFLLSVALGIVTVVAAIVLWTVLDLTGIFDQVDSLLGTLAGSEGGGFELKKVASLGQVASFATIIAVVNVVLLTALSMLSAVLYNISATLVGGIGVTLTDD, from the coding sequence GTGAGCAATTCCGACTCATTTCCCAAGCCGAGCAGTAATGGTCCCGGCGGGATGCGTCAGCCGGCATCCGCTCCCCGGGTAAATGCCCCGGTGCGTCCCCAGCAGAGCCCGTCCACGCCGTCAGGCGTTCCGGGACAGCGTCCTGCAGATGCGGGACAGCGCCCTGCGCCCGCAGGACAGCGCCCGCAGGGCCAGAGGCCGGTTGCGCCGGCACAGCGCCCGGCAGCCCCCGGACAGCGGCCCCAGGCCGCACAGGGCGCGCCCGGGCTGGTCAAGCCAGCTCCCAAGGCCAAGGTTCGCCGTGCCCGGCTCCTGGTCAGCAAGGTTGACCCCTGGTCCGTCCTGAAAATGGCGTTCCTGCTGTCCGTCGCGCTAGGCATCGTCACAGTGGTGGCAGCCATTGTGCTGTGGACCGTGCTGGACCTGACCGGCATCTTCGACCAGGTGGACAGCCTGCTGGGAACACTCGCCGGTTCCGAGGGCGGCGGCTTCGAACTGAAGAAGGTCGCCTCGCTCGGCCAGGTGGCATCGTTCGCCACCATCATTGCCGTTGTGAACGTGGTGCTGCTGACCGCCCTGTCCATGCTGTCTGCCGTGCTGTACAACATTTCGGCGACCCTTGTCGGCGGCATCGGCGTGACCCTGACGGACGACTAA